A segment of the Zingiber officinale cultivar Zhangliang chromosome 8B, Zo_v1.1, whole genome shotgun sequence genome:
cTACACAATATAACTCAAATTCTCAACTTAAGAAATTTCCACTAAGACAAcccatgaagtttgaaaactttatattacataattagtgaaaataataatcacttgcttgggcccgacattgtaccactttgcgtgcatccataataagatccgaggtaactAATGtcgaacctatcaaggtactatTAGGCGGTCTAgaagcctaggggcgatctaggacccatggaccttgtgtccagtacatgcctttctaaagtaaaatactttcatttaactattaatttcttgtacttgcacttacTTGGCATTTagccaaacaccttatgtgcgcttaatttcCCCCATACTTGGAAGCACTTTACACAcctgattatacttcttagtcccaaaacttaatgggaagcaaatgaagataatctaaacatgctcttgatccaaaaactttagagggcatcttacatatcatagcatctatTTCTTTTAACATGCAACacgcttaaaacatatcataacatgtattaTCGAAGCTACTCATACTACaagtgagagatacttacatcttTTTGCTAGATCTTACTACTATAAGATGTAGGGAAGATAATCTTCTCTCTTGCACGCTTTAAATCTCCAAGCCACCCTTCCTCGCGCGAACTACCTCCTTGGGAGAGATCCTCTCCTTAGATTCTCCCCTTGGAAAGCCTTAATACTTAGAGCCCTAGGGTTCTTGGTTGAAACTTGAAaggagggaggagaagtttcggctagaggagaagaggagatcaaaattaggttttgatttcatacatccccttttatactaagtggaagttggagcatctcttcacacataatctacatataataaattgtttcatattactcatgtgatgctttaccaccacctaatggctacttaaaccaatctcaactaataggtctcgggttcaaatcctagcccgggccatttatgaatatatttttatttcttttctcttcttctatttctttttttgctcttttagaatagaggaaatttacgggtgttacagctTCTTCCaatacgaaaaatcatccccgttgaataggggagggcaTACTGTGTTGAAGCCTTCAATTTTAGACATAATTAACCTGCACACAAGGAAAAAAATAGACAGAGagagtcccaagacttggtcttgggttagtagtgcgggagtagaaaagataaattgaaaaaaaactgaattggtgttgcaccaagtCATATTAATAGCGacgaaattttttttccaaaaaggtaattatACTTGTTTGGAAAATTAAGAAAACAAACTGAAAACCGTAAACAAAATGAAAAAggtttcacccccttgtctgattggtggttgcaacaaatcagagtggtacctgctctgatagcACTTCTTGGATCGATGAATttcgctaggggggtgaatagcgattaaaaattcaagagtaagcagcggaaaataattAAGTCAAAGcaaacacaaagatttacttggttcggagcctttggcgacttctactcccacgtccgcacgcaagggtgctttcgatgggcaataaATAAAGCACAGGAATTAATTAGCGAAAAAaaatgacaataaataaaaaatagaaacagaaatagcacttttgtcggagagctttcgcagCATCGTAGGAGCATAGAGGAGTAGATCTTTCGTTGTTGTGTTGAGTTTCAGCCTTTACCCTcattatataggaggttcggggcgcctggatctaggggtgtcaattcgggtgggtcggatcgggttgggtcgggttgagtttttttttttttttttaacccaacccgaacccgacccgaacccgagttcaacccaaaatacctcaacccgaacccgaacccaaccaacccgatcaacccgaacccgacccatataacccgaaaatccgattcaaaacgacttttttgggctatttttcctataattcttcacttttatctcaatattccatcattatcatacaaacatgatattaatatacataaaaacatctaaatttttaaaataaaatttcatttaaccccaaaaaaatccacaaaaccctatatttaagtcaacccgggtcaacccgggtcaacccgaacccaacccgacccaacccgagacTCTTTTACTCTCTAACcttccaacccgaacccgacccgaacccgaaaatacccaacccgaacccgaattttttcgggtcgactcgggttgggtcgtcgggtcgggttcatttttgacacccctacctGGATCCCTTCGGgcaccctgaatatgacgtagcggACCCAACCAGGATGCCCTACGTGGCGAGGCGACGTTGAGGATAGAAATTTGCCTCCTGGCGCCCGAACCCTGGTTTTCTAGCAACTTCCTTCctgtaagaaaacgttagtccggaggcaaacatacaatatatatatatcctgcaaaacaacgtgttagcacagtttaaaaccaacaagtagagtattagttagattctgtctcctcgagaccggaatctagtcacgatttcgacttagatatctgaaatgggtTTAAGTCAAatcgacgtctaatgttcccttcccgagaacgcgtcctcacagtcactcccttccagtgacttacctccacttacttgTCAGACGTCCAGTCAGTCATTCGACCCATCTAgccttcgtgccagctatccggtcagcccgtcgacctagctggacttcgtaccaaacGTCCGGTTAGCCCATCGACTCGTTTAGACTTCATGCTAGTTATCCGGTCATCCCGTTGACcaagctgggcttcgtgccagacatcatgtcagtctgtcgacctgtctaggcttctcctgcacactcggtcagagtgttagataacaacgaaattaacttaacttgttttgtcattcatcaaaacttgagttagaccattagagATAAGTGCACCAACAGTATTATGAGTTTGTCCACAGACTGTGGCCCTAACTGCCCCTAGATCAGATAGTGATAGCATGAGTTTGTGTGCTGTTAAAACTTGATATATGTTTGTTATGTGCTTGTTATGTGTTTGCTTTATGCAGGCAATTTATTGGTTATACCTGCTGGAGCATGTTAGTGATGAGTTATATTTTTGTTTATGGTTTGATTAGAAGATGATTTTATGTTGGTACTCTTACTTTGATAGTAAGTATTTATTACCTGAGATTGCATTCTTTGATCCTCTTATGTATAGTagcatgcactatcttcttatacccacTGAGTTATTGTACTCACTGCCCCTTGTTTTTCCTATATTTCCAGGTTAGTAGGTAGAGGATGTGTTGTATCGCTCAAAGGTCTTGGCTATCAGTTCTACTCGAGTTTGGATTTTTGTTcaagttgttttattttttgttatgttgttattgttgtttattttctttccttcgtGGAATCAATATGgtttttataataatattatatttgttAGTTTATATAAATTAGTATATTCACATATTAATGCATACATACACACATAGATATTTAAAAGATTAATATGTTTTCATTTTACgtcaatatttaatttacttaatctgAGTTTGATATCGATTATTTACTTCTTATATTGTCATTATAAGATACCATCCGGTTTAACAGACAAATATATCTTTGGGGTGTAAGAATTTTATTGATATTAGAGTATGATTTGAAttcaaaaataaagatgaaaataacctttatagaaagaaaagaaaatctaaaaaaaaacatCCACAGAGTCTCCGAATACGtcttaaataatatttattttagctTGAGATTAGGTTATTACAAATATTACCTATTAATTAATTGTATATCTTTAAAAGAGTTTTGATTTGAATGGTTTAAAGTCACctggttaaatttgaaaaaaaaaaaattatgatctaCAGAGCTTGAATCCTGTTGCATGCGTTGTCTTCTTTCCTATGTATGAGTGTGCCACCCCTTCCATGCCCTATCATCGATCATCCTTCCCTTGTCCCAGTAGGTGAGCAAAGCACCGCTCATCTATGTAACACTAACACTATTCATTAAAATagttattataaattataaactcgTGTAGGCTACGATGACGATcaataaaagagaaaaacaaataCTCACCTGTGTAGCACCAACACTATCACTAAAATAGTTACTATAAATTCTAAACCACTAGAGGCTACGATATATATGACTATcaataaaagggaaaaaaaaccaTTTGAACAGAGTATGATCCAGAACACACGAGGGGATGATTTAAGGCAAAGTAAAACAACAAGTACTCATTATCCAAATTAAGAATTAATATTGACAATTTGTTTGCATATCTGATGATGCGATAACATATAATCCGTACTTAAATACAAAAAGATTTGATGAAGCAATGAACAATTAATTTTGTGTACAAATTAAGCTAATGCTGACAGAATCATTATCAACTGTGATAAGCCATGAACTCTAGAGCTAGCCACAACTAGATTACTATTGCAGTTGGAGGTCATAGAGTGTTCCCATGTGTTCTGGACGATCAATGAGTTGTGGATTCACACGAGAAGCGATTTGATAGAACACCTGCCATGTTAATAAGCTATCGGAGCCGGACTGATGTCGAGAGCCCACTGCTCGCTCAACTCGGACGGTAGAGGCCACCCGCTCCAATCCTCCGTAAAGCCCAGGACAATGCTTGCTAAGGTGCTTCACATCGAACACCCTTTTGCCGAAAAAGAATTGAACGAGGTGCAAGAACTCACGAACGGTCTTTGGTAATTTGCAGTCACATGTCAGCATCTTGACTAGGAAGGCGAAGTCATAGGCGCCTTGGAAGGTAACCCAGGAGACAGGAGAAAAATGGCCAAAGGAAAGCAAGCCGGAGGTGGCCAAGTGCTGGGCGAATCTGCAAGAGTTGATGCCCCATATTTGATTCTTTTGGAAGTCGATGCCATTAGCCTTGAGCAGCTCGACGGAGGAAGGGGCGTGACGGTCGCGGTTGATGTCGAAGTCACGGAAATTAAATTCCCACACGTAACGCACACAAGTGCCGTCGCTGTAGATGGCACATGGGAGGTTGCCGGCGGCGTCGGAGAGGGTGAGACCGACCTGGACGATGCGGAGGGCCTCGACGTTGGCGCGGATCAATTCGTAGCGCTGGGGGAGGGTGAGGGTGCAGTAGGGATTTTTGGAAGCGACGACGACGCCAGGATACTCGGTGTCCAATGCGACGAAGGGGTGGAACGGGACGGCGGAGCGGATAAGGGCGAACTCCTCGTCGAGGTTATGAGCCCACACGGAGCGAACCTCGATTCTGCTGGTGCTGGCGGCGGAAGAGGAAATTAGCATATCGTTGTTGACAACTGCGACAGCCATTATGAGTTTGATGATATTAGAAATACTAAAGTACTGGAAGCTGGAGATCGAGGAGATGTTAGGTTTCGATCGATCGAGTTGGAGTGGAAACTGAAGGGAAGGATCGGAGGAGTTTAAATAGAGCAGCagcaaatcaaaatcaaaatcaaagcgGGAAAATCGCAAACACACTCAACAGAATTAGTTGCTGCGAAAAATTAGGAGATATATATGAAATTAATCAGGACTTTAAGTCAAGGATAAATCCAGCAGCAATTAGCGAACTCAACTAGgggtttagtattaattaattaattaaagttgttgccatccaatcattccttttctttctttaattaaatttcaCGTACGTGTAATTTCGTCATTATTTGCCTTGAAGTCAAGTATGAATCTGGCGCCAAATCCAGTAGCAATTAGCGAGCTCAACTAGgggtttagtattaattaattacAAGTGGTGTTGCCACCGAATCACActtttttttaattctctttaatttttaaactaaactTATGATTTTATTTCTAAACTGCAATACTAGCCGAGCTTGGAGGTTTGAGTACGGAGGAGATCGTCCGTAGGTCAAACTTGAGACATTAATATATAGTTTTGATAaacttgacaaaaaaaaaaatttatcaaaacatttaagttagacttaatatttgttattttgatgagTGTCGTGGCAAACAATTGTTTAATTTGATAAGATCTAGGTAGGTGTAGACTGAACATTCCCATGACTAAGTAAAGTAAGTAATTAGGagtgtaatcgagtcgagctaAACTCTTAAATATTTGACTCTTTTATAatcaagccgagctcgagttttatttaatgaatatattcgtggctcacgagcttattcgagcttttgtCGAGTCTAaatgaacttaataaatataaattataaatttaaatatttattaaaaattaaattatatatttagaaaaaattataatattcttattaaaatttacaatttaattcaaataaataaagttattatatttatctatacttttcataaataaaatataaaatctataaattcaatatcaaaattattatttttcatttgaaaATTGTTTCATGAGCTTACTGACGAATATGTTCACGAGCTAGCGAGCCGAATATTataaagcttgagcttggtttgtttatcttaactagcctcattaaacaagctcaaatgagcttttatcgaatcaagtTTCGAATAGTTCATGAGCGACTTGGTTTATTTACACCCCTATAAGTAATTGATGACTCAATTCTTTAACTTAATCTTACACTCTTAAGTTTTTATTTCATGACCTATTGACTTATAAGATGGTCCTCGAAATTACTTTCTCCTTCATATAATCTTATATAATTTGAGAGGTGGAGAAACTATTTTACACAAAACTTTTATAATATTGATACGAGTTGTAACAAGTGGACTCAGGAGATGacatgacagtcaaagtcaaggtgacgtAACAATCAAAGTCAATCGAGGATAACACCTCCCCACCTGGCTCTGATTGGCTGCCCAGCGCTAAAGCTCGCCAAATTTGCCTGGTCAGATTTAAAGTAGTGCGAAAAAAAGCTAACCAACCCGTAATCAGGTAGAACATAAGGGGTTCTATCACACCCTGAGGGAGTCCCTGCCGGaggaaattttggcagcatctttcttgtacgggtgacaatctgaaactttctacaacataaccatacacggccaacacggccggaaacaTACAAAAAAATAAgtgacaaccacgcagtataatagtaaACCCTAACCTAAGCAACAATAAGGAAATTATCTCCAATATCCTACTCAACttcacccataaaactcaaatcttatattctactcaactacacctataaaactcaaatcaccaaGATATACATCCAAACCTACCTCTTCTGTTGTCCGGGCAGACATGTAAAAAAATATACCAGATGAAAACTCATCGATAATAAAagaccatacaagatccaagtgccaaaaagatacaagtctgaaaacatagacgataacataataagaaacCCAAAGAAAAGATCCAAAACGGAAATCCTCGCAATCTGGAGGGGGAACTAGTGACTGAAAATCCTCcaaacagcctcaacctgaaatagtaatatcaacatggtgagtcaactcctcagcgggtaactactgacatgcatagtaagaaataacaactaataataaatattCGTATAGTCTCCTGGATAAATATCATATGAAAAGGTGGTCATATGATAGGCCTACTATGGAATAACCTACTATGAAGAGGGAGGATAAATATTCATAGTAATATGTATAGTAAGAAATAACCTACTATAGATAAATATTCGTATAGACATGCATAGTAATATCATATGAAGAGGGAGGATAAATATTCGTATATTCGTACAGATACTCCTGGATACttctgggtagtcctactatgaagtccatagatatatcctccctcttccactctggaatctggataggctgcagaactctgcCCGGTGTCTGATGTTCTGCTTCAACCCGTTGGCTTGTCAAGCAGATATtgacatatcttgcaatatctcttttcattcagaccaccagaagcgttcctttaTATCTTGGAACATCTTAGTGGAACTTGGATGAATTGCATAAGGTGTTCCATGGggttcatctagaattttcttgcGCAgctcttcttgattagggacacataggcgatcaccataatatagtaCCCCATGGTCTGATACCCGGAACTCtccatttccttcttcttgtattccctgcttgatttTTTGAATAATAAGATCTTCTTcctgccctttctgtatatctgcaagcagggttgactctaatgtCAAAGTGGAGAGTTGCCCAATAAcgatttcaagtccaaaatttgctatctctttctgtaggggaggGGCCAtggcagataaggacaatagagcgacacaagatttcctacttaaTGCATCTACCACTTTGTTCACCTTCCCTGGatgatagaggatttcacagtcatagtctttgaccagttcaaaCCATCTCCGCtatctcatgttcaggtctttttgagtgaagaaatacttcagactctggtgatctatgtaaatcttgcactgagcttcatataagtaatgcctccaaatcttgagagcgaagactaccactgctaactcaaggtcatgagtaggatagttcttctcataatccttgagttatcTCGAGGCATAAGCGATGaccttgccattctgcatcagtacagccCCGaatcccaatttagaagcatcactgtaaatatcgaagCCTTCGTTATTCTATAGGAGAGTCAGGCACTGGCCAGTCACCTTTTTAGttcagtgaaactcttctcacaatcctctatccactcaaattttcggttctttctggtaagtgctGTCAGTGGTgaggcgatccttgagaagttctctacaaatttcctgtaatagcctgctaatccaaggaaactcGATCTTGTTTTCACTGAtattcttgggtctattccagttactcacaacttctatttttgtcggatctaccataaccccatccttggaaataatgtgacctaggaaggacacttgattgaGCCAGAACTTGCACTTGGaaaacttggcgtatagctgccTCTGTTGAAGAATCTATAATACTGtcctcagatgttcagcatgttctttctgagttctggagtatataaggatatcgtctatgaagCCGATTACGAACTTGTCTAAATATGCTTTGACTACTCTGTTCATCATATCCATAAACGTAgcaggagcgttcgtcactccaaaagacataactacaaactcgtagtg
Coding sequences within it:
- the LOC122013775 gene encoding probable CCR4-associated factor 1 homolog 11, with the translated sequence MAVAVVNNDMLISSSAASTSRIEVRSVWAHNLDEEFALIRSAVPFHPFVALDTEYPGVVVASKNPYCTLTLPQRYELIRANVEALRIVQVGLTLSDAAGNLPCAIYSDGTCVRYVWEFNFRDFDINRDRHAPSSVELLKANGIDFQKNQIWGINSCRFAQHLATSGLLSFGHFSPVSWVTFQGAYDFAFLVKMLTCDCKLPKTVREFLHLVQFFFGKRVFDVKHLSKHCPGLYGGLERVASTVRVERAVGSRHQSGSDSLLTWQVFYQIASRVNPQLIDRPEHMGTLYDLQLQ